A region from the Leptolyngbya sp. 'hensonii' genome encodes:
- a CDS encoding DUF6816 family protein, translating into MAVGLSLRFICYTLLFISLLWSQGCWCSVAQAGPLADRLSSFPAWRGKPVVQAVSGDLFYPDWIEGTWMVTSTLVDQVAPLSPKLTTPGFERNRQFLNQPIQFQVRFVPAPLSKPAGLPFPPLAPLQSRQIRTQAPAIVSDRAFNGLNLSRAYLGAKTVLAVKVDPASPNRQITLLSHDRQLISIVTGRAGEAPEPDLWITTEVFQQVFRGMIPPYFNEVENTTAYHRLPTTDPAIEADQVTAVYLSPQDPHYFEAGNSPVALYRYRLEFSPVGTKPKK; encoded by the coding sequence ATGGCTGTGGGATTGTCGTTGCGGTTTATTTGTTATACCCTTCTATTCATCAGTCTGCTCTGGAGTCAAGGGTGCTGGTGTTCAGTGGCCCAGGCCGGTCCATTGGCCGATCGCCTCTCATCCTTTCCAGCTTGGCGAGGAAAGCCAGTGGTGCAGGCTGTATCAGGAGATTTGTTTTACCCGGATTGGATCGAAGGCACCTGGATGGTGACCAGTACCCTGGTTGACCAGGTTGCACCCTTGTCCCCTAAATTAACAACCCCCGGGTTTGAGCGTAATCGGCAGTTCTTGAATCAACCCATTCAGTTTCAGGTGCGATTTGTCCCTGCGCCGCTGTCTAAGCCAGCAGGTTTGCCCTTCCCCCCTTTGGCACCGCTACAGTCGAGACAAATCAGAACACAAGCGCCAGCGATCGTCTCAGATCGAGCCTTTAATGGCTTGAATTTGAGTCGGGCTTATTTGGGTGCAAAGACCGTTCTGGCCGTCAAAGTTGATCCGGCTTCTCCCAACCGCCAAATTACGCTTTTAAGCCATGATCGCCAACTGATCTCGATAGTTACAGGGCGGGCTGGAGAAGCGCCTGAACCCGATCTCTGGATTACCACTGAAGTCTTTCAGCAGGTTTTTCGGGGGATGATCCCGCCCTACTTCAACGAAGTGGAGAATACGACGGCCTATCATCGGTTGCCGACCACAGATCCAGCGATTGAAGCTGACCAGGTAACTGCGGTCTACCTGTCCCCTCAGGATCCCCATTACTTTGAGG